In Pelotomaculum isophthalicicum JI, the following proteins share a genomic window:
- the nrfD gene encoding NrfD/PsrC family molybdoenzyme membrane anchor subunit produces MQKTWSFKLTPFRYVLIGLAGIAVVTALARFVLGLGAVTNLSDEWPWGLWIGFDLLCGIALAGGGFSTALIVHVLHKEKYLPIARAALLTSLIGYIIALVSLLLDIGRWTNCWRPFFYWGFHSVLFEVFWCISLYTTVQVLEFGDIFFERVKIGPLKNILSKAMVPLTILGIVLPTLHQSSLGSLYIVTVDRLNPLWWSMIIPFFFVWSAFFLGPAMVTIEGTLAARAYNRKPETPIFSSLTKVTMCMLIVYFIVRMIDLNYHGVYSMAFNGSFESNMFLVEMILFVLVPIFMYAIPAIRNTQWGVLTASILVVAGVVFNRMNVVFTGMAQSAGGHYFPSIWEWLITLGMWSVLALAYLFVVENFPILVKEDHEQEGLSSGKSVSTGRSVEA; encoded by the coding sequence ATGCAAAAGACCTGGAGTTTTAAGCTTACTCCATTCAGGTATGTATTGATTGGTTTAGCGGGTATTGCGGTTGTAACCGCCCTGGCGCGTTTTGTATTAGGGCTTGGAGCGGTAACCAACTTAAGTGACGAATGGCCCTGGGGTTTGTGGATCGGATTTGACTTGCTATGCGGTATCGCCCTGGCGGGCGGCGGCTTCAGCACGGCGTTGATTGTGCACGTATTGCACAAAGAAAAGTATCTGCCGATTGCCCGCGCCGCGCTGTTAACCTCGTTGATTGGCTATATCATTGCCCTGGTGAGTCTATTGCTGGACATCGGGAGATGGACAAACTGCTGGCGGCCGTTCTTTTACTGGGGTTTCCACTCGGTGCTGTTTGAAGTGTTTTGGTGCATATCGCTGTATACCACTGTACAAGTGTTAGAGTTTGGGGATATATTCTTTGAAAGAGTTAAGATCGGTCCTTTGAAGAACATTTTAAGCAAAGCCATGGTTCCTTTAACAATCCTGGGTATTGTTTTACCCACTTTGCACCAGTCGTCACTGGGCTCGCTTTATATTGTAACAGTTGACCGGCTTAACCCGTTATGGTGGTCTATGATTATACCGTTCTTCTTTGTCTGGTCCGCCTTCTTCCTGGGGCCGGCGATGGTGACTATAGAAGGAACGCTGGCGGCAAGAGCCTATAACAGAAAACCGGAAACGCCGATTTTCTCAAGCCTCACTAAAGTTACCATGTGTATGTTGATTGTCTACTTTATTGTTAGGATGATTGACTTGAACTACCACGGCGTATACTCCATGGCTTTTAACGGCTCTTTCGAAAGCAACATGTTTTTAGTGGAAATGATCTTATTTGTTCTGGTTCCCATCTTTATGTACGCAATTCCCGCCATCCGCAACACGCAATGGGGTGTTTTAACCGCATCAATTTTAGTAGTAGCAGGTGTCGTGTTCAACCGCATGAACGTGGTCTTTACAGGGATGGCTCAAAGCGCGGGCGGCCATTACTTCCCCAGCATCTGGGAGTGGCTGATTACTTTAGGCATGTGGAGCGTTTTAGCTTTAGCCTACTTGTTTGTAGTAGAAAACTTCCCGATTTTGGTTAAAGAAGACCATGAGCAAGAGGGTTTATCTTCCGGGAAAAGTGTTTCAACCGGCAGAAGCGTGGAAGCATAA
- a CDS encoding 4Fe-4S dicluster domain-containing protein: protein MSKGVLVDVSRCIGCRSCMVACKTWNDLPATKTEFTNNWDAPGKTDAYNWTVVNYHLIEQGDQVKWRFVKRQCMHCDEPACESACFTHSFVKTKEGAVIYKPTELNQDYCVGCRYCMIACPFGVPSFQWDKALPFVQKCRFCYDRMKEEGLKPACVTACPTGTLTYGERDELLKEAWKRINSNPNYIKRVYGEKEYGGTSWLYISDVPFDEIGLKTTAYGKDVSEKSIPSLTWSVLKWTPYIFVGWGAILTALNFYTKRRDEVHHHEEMYEAVNTIEGKQDE, encoded by the coding sequence ATGTCAAAGGGTGTATTGGTGGACGTTTCCAGATGCATTGGCTGCCGGAGCTGTATGGTTGCCTGCAAAACGTGGAACGACTTACCGGCCACTAAAACCGAATTTACGAATAACTGGGACGCCCCTGGCAAAACGGACGCATACAACTGGACTGTAGTAAACTACCATTTAATCGAACAGGGCGATCAAGTTAAATGGCGTTTTGTAAAAAGACAATGCATGCACTGCGATGAACCCGCGTGCGAATCGGCCTGCTTCACCCATTCATTCGTAAAAACCAAAGAAGGTGCGGTAATTTATAAGCCAACCGAATTAAATCAGGATTATTGTGTTGGCTGCCGTTACTGTATGATTGCCTGCCCGTTTGGAGTGCCGTCTTTTCAATGGGACAAGGCCCTTCCCTTTGTGCAAAAGTGCCGGTTTTGTTATGACCGCATGAAAGAAGAAGGCTTGAAACCTGCTTGCGTTACCGCTTGTCCGACAGGCACACTGACATATGGGGAAAGAGACGAACTGCTAAAAGAGGCGTGGAAGAGAATTAACAGTAATCCTAACTATATCAAGCGAGTGTACGGGGAAAAAGAGTATGGCGGAACATCCTGGCTTTATATTTCTGATGTGCCTTTTGATGAAATTGGCTTAAAAACCACGGCATACGGCAAAGATGTCTCCGAAAAATCCATTCCGTCTTTAACCTGGAGCGTGCTTAAATGGACCCCATATATCTTTGTCGGTTGGGGCGCCATCCTGACGGCTTTGAATTTCTATACGAAAAGACGCGACGAAGTGCATCATCATGAGGAAATGTATGAAGCCGTCAATACTATTGAAGGTAAACAAGATGAGTAA